The proteins below are encoded in one region of Oncorhynchus tshawytscha isolate Ot180627B linkage group LG04, Otsh_v2.0, whole genome shotgun sequence:
- the ydjc gene encoding carbohydrate deacetylase has protein sequence MPQPKVKLVVTGDDFGYCPKRNQGIVDCFQAGGISNVSLLVNASSAKEATELAKRHHIPIGLHANLSEGLPVSQGLKRGSTLLNKDGFFHGKMGFRKALQSGLVNMTEVELELRAQVRLFGELMGYLPCHMDGHQHIHVLPDVCEVFAQVLSDCGISYTRVPVERGLHSCPWLSPVLRDFYMQVEKDALESIPVFRRHGIRWPDVYLGLTTMGHNMSVPNLRRAFSHALERDLDVSLSPPGGESKNRTNTTERPVLTAELMVHPGYPSHPQEGGCGEGPDDFSQSADRQQELTTLKDPALLAFYTQERVQLCAFRDL, from the exons ATGCCTCAACCCAAAGTCAAGCTGGTGGTGACAGGAGATGATTTTGGGTACTGTCCAAAAAGGAACCAGGGGATAGTGGATTGTTTCCAAGCCGGGGGCATTTCTAATGTGTCCCTTCTGGTTAACGCCTCCTCGGCGAAAGAAGCGACAGAGCTGGCCAAAAG ACATCACATTCCCATCGGCCTCCATGCCAACCTCTCAGAGGGTCTACCAGTGAGCCAGGGTCTGAAACGGGGCTCCACTCTCCTCAACAAGGATGGCTTCTTCCATGGCAAGATGGGTTTCAGAAAGGCATTACAGAGTGGCCTGGTCAACATGACAGAG gtggagCTGGAGCTGAGGGCTCAGGTGAGGCTGTTTGGAGAGCTGATGGGTTATCTGCCCTGTCACATGGACGGGCACCAACACATTCATGTCTTGCCAG ATGTGTGCGAGGTGTTTGCCCAGGTGCTGTCTGACTGTGGGATCTCCTACACGCGTGTTCCTGTGGAGCGTGGGCTACACTCGTGTCCCTGGCTGTCCCCTGTCCTCAGAGACTTCTACATGCAGGTAGAGAAGGACGCGCTGGAGTCTATCCCCGTGTTCAGACGACATGGCATCAG atggCCTGATGTCTATCTAGGTTTGACCACCATGGGTCACAACATGTCAGTCCCCAACCTCAGACGAGCCTTCAGCCATGCCCTGGAACGAGACCTGGATGTCTCACTGTCGCCCCCTGGGGGTGAAAGTAAAAACAGGACAAACACCACGGAGCGGCCCGTGCTGACGGCAGAGCTCATGGTGCACCCTGGGTACCCCAGCCACCCCCAGGAGGGCGGGTGTGGGGAGGGGCCGGACGACTTCTCCCAGTCGGCTGACAGGCAGCAGGAGTTGACCACCCTGAAGGACCCAGCCCTATTGGCCTTCTACACCCAGGAGAGAGTCCAACTCTGTGCCTTCAGGGACCTCTGA